A stretch of DNA from Apium graveolens cultivar Ventura unplaced genomic scaffold, ASM990537v1 ctg8821, whole genome shotgun sequence:
ATATTGTTCCTAAAAAGTCTGGAGTTACAGTTGTAGCGAAGGAGGAGAACAAATTGGTGCCTCAAAGAACCATCACTTGTCATAGAGTTTGGATTGATTATAGGCCTCTCAACAATGCTACAAGGAAGGATCATTTTCCTTTGCCATTCATTTATCAAATATTGGAGAGGTTGGCTGGCTGTGCTTATTACTGTTTCTCAGATGGATAATCCGGATATAATCAAATCGCTATAGCCCccgaagatcaagagaagacaaCATTTACATGAccttttggtacttttgccttttGGCGCTTATCTTTCGGTCAGTGCAATGGGCCTGGgacttttcagagatgcatgatgagCATATTCTCTGATTATATGGGAAAAATTATCAAAGTTTTTATGGACGATTTCATTTTTTGTTGTGATGATTTTGATGGTTGTTGGAGGAACTTGAGATTAATTTTGCAAAGATTCGAAGAAACAAATCTGGTGTTGAACTGGGAAAAGTGCCACTTCATGGTGACCTAAGGTATGATTCTTGGACATGTGATTTCTTCAAGAGGCATTGAGGTGGATAAAGCAAAGATTGAGTTAATTCGGTATTTACATGCTCCGACAAGTGTAAAGGAGATTAGGTCATTTCTTCGACATGCTGGTTTCTACAGAAGATTCATTCAAGACTTTTCAAAAATTGCAAGACCTCTAACTAACCTTCTTCAGAAAGATGTTTCATTCGAGTTCAATGATGAATGCAAGTTAGCATTTGAGGACCTGATTGGAATTTTCCCTTCGAGATAATGTGTGATGCTTCATATTATGTTGTTGGCTGTACTTGGGCAACAGAAAGACAAAAAGATGCATGCTATCTATTATACTTCGAGGACCTTAAATGATGCACAACTCAATTATGCAACCACTGAGAAGGAGCTCCTAGCTATTTTTTTGCTTTGGAGAAATTTCGGTCATATTTGCTTGGTACAAAGATGATTGTGTACACTGATCATGCGGCCTTAAAGTACTTGTTGGCCAAGAAGGAGGCAAAACCAAGACTCATTCGTTGGATCTTTCTGCTACAAGAGTTTGACATTGAAATTAAGGACAAGAAAGGATCTGAGAATGTTGTAGCTTATCATCTAAGTCGCTTGGTGAGGGAGTAAGAAGATGTGCCTATAAATGAGACATTTTCGGACGAACAACTTCTCCAGATTGAGGTAAGTGCTCTAAAACACTTTATTACATGGTATGCAGACATTGTGAATTACTTGCACACTTTTTTAAACATGATTCAAAATTTTATGTGTGGGATGATCCATATCTTTGGAAGTATTATCCCGATCTAGTAATAAGAAGATGTTTTCCTGATAATGAATTTGAATCTGTGTTAAGGTTTTGTCATAATTATGCATGCGGAGGGAacataaaacataaaaatatgggaaattaaaaaattcaacataaaacatatttattaaaAACAATAAATCAAACCAAATCACATTCTTAATTTTTATTCAAGATTAAAGCAAGAAGCAAACCACTGATCTTTGGCTTTAACAATACCCTTACTTATTCTATATTATATTCGACACAAAAAGGGTCTAAGTTAGTCACATCAATTTTCATCTATAATATTTTCTAACAGGAGTTAAATACGAATGTGGTTGATTATTTGCATGTTTTTGACGTAGTGCCCCTCCCCCTTTCGCCCACGTACGTGTTTTTACTGTATACACACAATTATACAAATCTTGGTTTTACTATAGCAAATCCATAAACACCTTCAACTTGCCGGAATAAAGTCGGTGTATTTCTTCATGAAAAGTCAAAACCTTATTCCTCACCTATATTAAAAAATCAACAGATGGTGTACATACGTGATCCCAAATATATAATGCTATATATGCTATTAAAAGGTTAGAGAGTATAACATTATCAATTACTAGTGTGACAAAGAAAAAGAGGATAAATATAATAAAAGTATATATTTATTTAATCTTGTAATAGgatgattaataatatatttttttagtGAAATTTTTAAGCCAGCCAGACTTAGACTGATAGGGTTAAGGTAGAAACATGCTAAAATATATGTgttatttacttattatttaatTTATGCATTACATATGGATTAATACTATTTTTGAGACGGTACATAATTAATATTAATCAAAAGGTGTCTTGGTGGTCTTAATTATTAAGTAACATATAAGAATATGTACTAGTTAGCTATCACCCATCTTCACTCATATAGGTGTTCCAAAGTTATTTTAGGCTAAATAGAAATAAATACTGGCAAAATTGCAATACTAATGATCAAAGAATAAAATTGGTGAAACTTCATGCAAGAAATAATATGCGGGAAACACTAAAGTTAATATTTACAAAGCTTCTTAGGAGCCTAAAGCAAATCAAGAAAGTATTATGATACTCCATCAGGCGTAACCATGTTCACATCGGGGTTCCCTTCTCGGCCTCTGACATGGTCTGGTCTTGCTGCATCTTGCTGCCGTTAATAATTTCTACGAGCATTTGGGAGAAAGGTTCCAACCACAGTCTGAGAAGAAAATGAGTGTTAACATTAAGGTTAAAATTGTTTAGAAGGAAGCACTATATGATATCAACCCATTGATTTCATGAAActttgattttataatttttcaacaAGCGTAGGTGAAGGCCTCTGGAACTAGCGGGCCAGCCACGGCACCTCCTATGACATGGCCGTCGGGACATGCTAGCGATACACTGACACCACCTGTTCTACATCTCCCCATTCCAGTTTCAGCCACAGTAAATGAGCCAGTCAAAGACAAGATTTGAAACTGACCCTGCAGTATATAGTTTGAAATTGTGCATTAAAGagaagagagagaaaaagagagtaCTAATTCCATTATTAAGTAGATTTTTATTGCAACAAGGATACTCAGAGAAGCTATACAGCCATAGTTGTCTCCCCACTCAGGAATTACAAGTAACACAATCACCCTGATCCGAGCAGGGCATGTCCTCCATTCTTGTATGTAAATCAGCAAAAGTGGGGTCTATATGTAACTATACGGCTATAAATCACAAGACAAAACACCTTTTTCGTAATTTCTTAATTAAATCAATTTGCATTCAGACGAGATAGCTAACAGACATATGCACATACATTAACCTATAGTATGAATGCAACCAATAAATTAGAGTTGAAGTAGTAGTAAGGAAGATAGGAGTCAAACCTCATAGGTGACTGAACCACCAGAAGAAAGGGGATGAGAAATCAGGGCACTAGAGACATGATCTTTCTAATAACATCCTAAAAGAAACGGTACAAGATATATTTAACacaatttaataaaaaattatacaaGAAAGTTTAAAAAGAGAATTAGTATGTATACCTCCCCAGAGTCTACATGTATCACATGAGCCTAAAGTCTGCAGCAGCTGTGTCTGCATAAAACACACCCTGACAAAAGAAAAATTACAATGCATTTAGTTCCGATAATAATAACTAGGGAACAAACAAATTCTCATTCCTATAAACAAAATCTATTATTTTTTAAACCCCCAACAGCATAAATACAGATAAATACCTAAACCCCAAAAATATAGTAGAAAAACacgaaaagaaagaagaagcaattctataattattttttgaaattcAGTGAAGGAAAAGTACTCACTCATGGAAGCAGGCATCTGCAAGTTTTCAGAACCCTGGGGCCGTACACGATCACGGCCTCGCCCACCTGGCCCCGGACAGAATTTTCAGCTGAGGGAGACAAGTTGAATGCTGGCTGTAGTTCGGAAATAGCCCGTGGTACCGGCGGTGAAACAACAGCAACTCTCATGGGCATTGATGAAACAGCACTCATCGCTGGGGGTGAAGATACAGCACCCATCACTGACAGGGAAGAACCAGCACTCCCAGGAGACAGCACCAAATTTCTTGTTGCTTGAGACTTTAGGGGCCTTCCCCTCTTTCTTTTTACCTCCCCGCTGGGGGTGTTCAGGTCTAGGGTACACTTTCCCTTCTCAGATGCCATATTTTCTCTGTAATTTAGAGGGTCTTTGTGTGTGTTTGTGACTATATTGAAACTGTTGAAGACTTAGTGTTGTATTGGAGACTTGCCTATATTAATGATACCATATCTAGAATCTACCCACCTATATAAcaaaactttatttttattttctttatatgttttacattttattttattttttaaatctAAATTTCTCTATTATATTTTCTATAAAATGTTTTTCATTTTCATAGCTTATTTTCTTTATTCTTCTCCTTGGTtcaaaaaacaaataaaaattattatgTCGTGTTCCAATTTAGCAATCAAATATCAATTAATATGGAAAGGATTCAATATTTAAAAAACTAAGTTTGTGCACTCATATTTAATTTTTCTAAATACATCTACATTTGGCATTTTGACTTTTGTAACATGCATTTCTATATCTGTAAGCGGTATTATTTTGTCGCTTCTGTTATACATTAATTTCATTGTTTACATAATATAGATCAAAATCCGATCCACATTCATTTTAGAGATATAAATTTACTTAGGTGCATTTATCTATTTTTTACTCATATAATATATTGCAAGATTGATATTTATTATAGAAATATAAGGTGGTTGATGTTATTGAAAATCAACTAATATTTTTTACTAAAATCTAATTTCtctattatattttttatataatatttttcattttcttatagataattttcataacTTATTTTTTCTATTCTTCTCCTTGGTtcataatataaaaaaaataacatCTCGTATACCGATTTAGAAATTCAAATATCAATAGAGAGGattcaatatttaaaaatattaacgATTTGCACTCATATGTAAATTTTCGAAATTCATTTACACTTGGCATTTTGACTTGTATATGTAATTTTTTGAAATACATCTACACTTGACATTTTGACTTGTATAGTATGCATTGCTATATCTCTAAGGGGTATATGTAATTTTTCGAAATACATCTACAATTGGCATTTTGACTAGTATAGTATGTTGCTATATGTGTAAACGGTATTGTTTTGTCGCTTGTGTTTATACATTAATTTCATTCTTAGATCAAAATCCGGTCTACGTTCATTTTAGATATATAAAATGAATAGAGTGTATGTAGttaataacaaaaatatttttaacttaTATAATATATTACAATATTGATATTCAGTTTAGAGATATAAGCTAGTTGGTGTGATTGAAAATcgcataattaaataaatcaactTAAAAATTCTACAACAAAAACGACATCAGACAACAACTGAAGAAAAACCCTTATCCTAAAATAACAGACAATGGTCTTTTTTTTCCTCCGATAACCATTATCTAATCACCTTTCATACAATGGTTTTGTGAACCGTTgtttaaaaatgctaaaattttGGGAGGTTAGacaatagtttttaaaaactcttgTACTATAAGAATTCATATAACGGGTCACATAACCGttgtaaaatattacaaaattattttcaaaactattattttaGTATAATTCACACAACAGGTCAAATAATAGTTGTTAAATATTAGACAACGGTTTTAGAATACTATTGTTTTAGTATAACTCATACGACAAAAAAAGTATTGTATTGGACCATTGCTTTTTTGTGTTGTCTATACACTGTTTAGACATCTGTTAAGTTATACTAATtctagtcatatgaaaaaattattaaaaaaatttcaatTAAATTTGCATGACAAGAATATAAAAATCTAATAAAAGTACTACTTGCTATCAAGACATTCTAACCCCATTGgcaatataatttttttaaatattttgttatgatccaactgtacggatgttaagatatattgattctagtcatatgaaaaatttatcaaaaaaaatcaaattaaactAGCATGAAAAGAATAacaaatctagtaaaagtacggcttattatcaagagattctaacccgattacaagataatctatttaaataattttttcgacgatccaactgtgtggatgttaacatatattgattctagtcatataaaaaattatcaaaaaaattcaaatcaCACCTGCTTGACAGGAATAGAATAATGTAGTAAAAGTACTACTTAGTATCACGATATTCTAACACGATTGacaagataatttttttaaaataattttttaacgATCCACCTGAACTGATGTTAAGATATTGATTATAATCGTataaaaaattatgaatatatatcaaatcacACTTGCTTGACGGGAATAGAATAATCTACTAAAAGTACTACTTACTATCACAATATTTTAACCCAGTTGACaagaatttttttaaataatttttttgacgatccaatcatacagatgttaagatatatcaattctagtcatatgaaaaaattatcaaaaaatttcaaatcaCACTTACATGACTGGAatagaaaaacctagtaaaagtatTACTCACTATCACCAGTTTCTAACCGATTGAAAAGATAATTtctataaataatttttttgacggTCCAACTATATGAATGTAAAGATATATTTATTCTAATGATAtgaaaaaaatatcaaaaaatttcaaattacaCTTACATGACTGAAAGtagaaaaatataataaaagtACTACTCCGTAACACGAGATTCATACTTGGTTATAtgaattatttaaaataaatttttggaTGATTCAACTATATGACTTTTAACATATATCAATTCTCATCAAGTCACATTATAAAAGTAGTTAtgttttattaataataataaatgtttaaataaaaattactatcaaataatacatataaatgaaaaaaaaatctCACATTCATCTTTTAACCCCCTTTTTTCCCTTCTCTAATTTTCTTTTCTTCGTAATCCACATTCATTTCCCCGTTTTAGTATTTGGGTTGCCACCCCTTTCTTCATCTCATTTATCCCTactccatctctctctctctaataatactatttactttctctctctctaataAATTCAAACATACCTAAATATTAAAAATAACTTCATCAAACAGAAAAAGT
This window harbors:
- the LOC141705359 gene encoding uncharacterized protein LOC141705359, giving the protein MASEKGKCTLDLNTPSGEVKRKRGRPLKSQATRNLVLSPGSAGSSLSVMGAVSSPPAMSAVSSMPMRVAVVSPPVPRAISELQPAFNLSPSAENSVRGQVGEAVIVYGPRGQFQILSLTGSFTVAETGMGRCRTGGVSVSLACPDGHVIGGAVAGPLVPEAFTYAC